The Desulfovibrio sp. G11 region GAAGAATTCCAGCCCGACACACTGGCCCTGTCCACTTCTTTTGAGCCGGTCGCTCCCAAGGGATGGATCCGCACGGGCATGGGGGCTTCGCCTGCCGTGGCCGTTGCCAGGCTGGACAACCTTTATGGCGAACCGGCGGCCGATCATCGTATCCAAACGGCCTTTCATGCCCGCAAGGGAATGCTGCGTTTTCCGGGATACGAAGATTATGCTTTTTATGACGCTTCGCCTTCCGGTGCGCAGGATCAGTACATGGATCTGCCCGATGCCTTTACCAGCAGCAAGGGCATTGCCCGTTTGCCTCTTCCTCTCGACAGGCTTCAGGGAAATACTTTTTACGGAACCCTGATGATCGACGGCTTTGAACCTGAAGGGGGCAGGGCGGTGACCCGCCAGTTGTCGGCCCTGTTTTCGCCTCTGGAGGTGGCTCTTGGCTATAAAGGAGAAGAGCAGGCCAACAATCTGGAATATGTGCCGCAAAATTCCCGCGCCTCGTTGCGCCTTGTGGCGGTCAACAATGACCTTGCGCCGGTTGCTCTGCGTGATGCCGAGATTGTTTTTTCGGCCCGGCGCTACGTCAACAGCCTGGTTACTGACGCCCGGGGCGAATACCATTATGACGCCACCCCCGTGGATACGGAAATAACACGACAGACTGTGAACCTGAGTCCGCAGGGTTTGTCCTGGCCCATGCCCACGTCCGAGGCCGGCGATTTTCTTGTGACCGTGCGCCAGGCAAACGGCAACATACTGGCGCTTATTCCGTATTCTGTGGCAGGCAACAGGCTGGCGGATCCGTCTGGACTCTCCACTGCGTCGCTGGCAAAGGGCAACCTGCGGCTCAAACTTGAAAAAGAGCACTATCAGCCCGGCGAAACCATAAAAATGAGCCTTTCCACGCCTTACTCGGGAACCGGGCTCATTACCATTGAAAGGGAAAATGTACTGACGCATGCGTGGTTTACGGCACAAGCCGGAGAAAGCGTACAGGAGATACAGATTCCCGAACAGTTTGAGGGGCGCGGTTATGTCAACGTGTCCTTTGTCCGCTCTCTGGATTCAGAGGCTGTGTATATGAATCCCCATACGTATGGGGTGGCGCCGTTTACCGTCGGCATGAACCGGCGTGATATGGGTTTGAAAATCACTGCCCCCGAGCGGGTGTTGCCCGGCGAAAAGGCAACAGTGCGCCTGACATCGCGCGTGCCCGGCAAAGCTGTGCTTTTTGCGGTTGATGAGGGCGTGTTGCAGATCACCGGCTTTGCCACGCCGGATCCGTTGCGTGAACTGCTCGGAGACCGCGCTCTTGATGTTTCCACCATGCAGGCTCTTGACCTTCTTATGCCTGATCATGCAAGACTGCAGGGGCGTATTCCCGGTTTCGGCGGGGATATGGCCGGTGCGGGGGGGCGTTTTCTCAATCCGTTCAAAAGGCGTGGCGAACCCCCTTTTGCTTTCTGGCAGGAGGTAAGCGCGGTCAGCGCTGAGGGAACAGAGATCAGCTTTGATGTACCGGCGTATGTGAGTGGCCGCATTCGGATTATGGCTGTCGGCAGTACTCCGGTCCACGATGGACGGTCCACTGCGGGAAGCGCCCGTGCAGATATGGAGGTACGGGGTACGCTTATCCTGAAGCCGCTTCTGCCTCTGGCCGTGGCGCCAGGCGATGAGTTTGACGCCGCGCTGGTCATAGCCAATACGGTAGAAGGCAGCGGCAAGGATGCCAGGGTGTCCGTAACTATGGATTGCGGACCGGAGCTGGTTTTTTTGAGCGGGCAGAAGCCGCAGCCGGTTGCTGTCAATGAAAATGGCGAGGCAGTCTTGCGCTTTCGTATGCGGGCGCAGGACGTGCTGGGTTCCGCCGATGTTCGCTTTACCGCTACGTTGGCAGGAAAAGAAAAAGCGGGCAGCAGTATGCGCAGGCAGAGCCTGTCTGTGCGTCCGCCCGCGCCACGGATTCGTACGGAGAAGGTCGTTGCTCTTGATGGCGATATGGACATACCTGTAAACCGTGATCTTTATCCTTACGAGGCCCGGGGGCAGGCCACTGTATCGGCGCTGCCCGTTCTTGGCTTGCGCGCATTGCTGGCGCGTCTGGATACCTATCCTTACGGTTGCACCGAACAGCTTATCAGCCGGGCCATGCCGTATGTGGCCCTGCTTGCCGTGCCGGAATTGCGCAAACAGGCGCTCAGCAGCCCGCGTACTTCTCCAGAAATACTTGCCAAGCGCGGCAATGCCGTTATCAGCGCCGCACTGGATACTATACGCAGCAACTTCAGCTATTATGAGGGGATAAGCCTCTGGCCCGGGTCCCCGACCAATGATTTTGTTACCGCCTATGCCGGGGATTTTCTGCTCACCTTGCGGGAAAGCGGCGTTGTCGTACCTGAAGGATTGACAAGAAATATTCTTGATTCGCTCGAGAACACGGTACGGCGTTCTCCGGTAGATGCAAACGACGGGCGCATCAAAGTCTATGGGGCATGGGTTCTGTTACGTGACGGGCGCATCATGACGCAGGAAGTGGAGCGGCTGGAGCAGTGGTTCAGGGAAAATACCGATGGCTGGGAAAGTGATCTGGTGGCCGTGCTGCTGGCCGATTGCTACGACATGCTGCGTTTGAAGCGCCGCGCAGAGCAACTGATGCCTTCGGCGTTCATTGCGGCAACAGGCGACTCCATGCTGGGGCAGGGCGCAGCGGCGGCCTTGCATGCGGCTGTAGTCTTGCGGCATTTTCCTGAAAAGCGCCAGCAGGTGAATACGGATGCTCTGTTGGATGAAGCTTTTAACACTGCTGCAACCACAGTGGACATGGGGCTTATTTCTCGTGCGCTGGTCATGCTGGCGGGACAGGATGCGCCCGCTCCCGAAGGGATCTCCCTGGCTTGCACAAGCTATGCCCAGGGATTTTCCGCACTGGAACCACAAGACAGCGTGGGGTCATCTGTCCTCACGCTTGATGCTCCGGGCTGCCTCAATTATCGGGCAAGCGTGCCAAAGGGCGACAAGGGCTGGAATCTGCATGTGGCGGCCGAAGGCTTTGAACGCAAGCCGCTCACCCCCGCCTCCAGCGGCCTTGAGTTGCAGCGGCGCTACGTCAACAGCAGGGGAGAAAATGTCACCAGTGCCAGACTTGGCGAAGTGCTTACTGTGGAGTTGAGTCTGCGCTCGCCTGCCGAGTTCACCAATGTGGTCGTGGTGGACTTGTTGCCGGGCGGATTTGAACCTGTACTGGAAAAATCTGAATCCACGGAGCCACAGGAAGGACTCATCCGTCACGAGCGGCGTGAGGACAGAGGAATCTTTTTTGTAAATACAGGTCCGCAGGCACGTACTTTTACCTATAAGGTCAGGGCCGCCACCCGCGGTCGTTTTGTGCTGCCCTCGGCCACGGCTGAGGCCATGTACGAGCCTGCTACCAATGCCCGCCTGGGCGGTGGGCATGTGAATATCGAATAAACCTCAATCGGCTGCATGTTTGAAAATTGTTTCCTGCCCGGCGCGGATGTTTTGGAACCGCGCCGGGCAGGGGGCATAAATGCAGGTGGCCTTTTTTGACATCTCCCCAATCTGTACCCTCTGTGCTCCCTCCGATCAGAAATGAGGAGGACCATGCGCCCGGAGAATCATTTTCCGGAGAGCACGGGCGTATAAAAACCTGCTTCATAAAAAGTGTACCGCGGCCAGGACCATGCAGAAAAAAGAAATTAAAAGCAGAGCCGCAATGGTTTCAACTTCCTTCGGGGACCAGAGAACATCCGCCAGGCCAACAGGTTCGGGAGCATCCGGCATGAGTCGGGGCGGGCACAGTTTGTGGCGGCTATTCCGTCCGGCACGCTGGTATTTTGCCTCGCTGATTGCCGTTCTGGGGGCGGCTTTGCTCTGGCTGCACCATGCCCCGTGCAAATACCCCCTGGATGGCATCGGCTTTTCGCGCGTGGTCTATGATGGTAAAGGTGGCCTCATGCGCCTGAGTCTTTCCAAAGATCAAAAATATCGTATACGTACGCGCTTGTCAGATATTCCGCCCGCTGCCGTGGATTCGGTTTTGCGTTATGAAGACCGTTATTACTGGCAGCATCCGGGGGTCAATGTCCTGGCTCTTGCCCGCGCCGGATTTGGTCTGTTGGCAGGCCGACGCATTATGGGCGGATCCACCATCACCATGCAGGTAGCGCGGCTGACACATGGGCTGGAAACGGGAAAAATTGGCGCAAAGCTGTGGCAGATCGCTCTGGCCTTGCAACTGGAATGGCATTTCAGCAAGGAAGAGATACTTGAAGCCTACTTCAATCTTGCGCCTTACGGGGGTAATGTTGAAGGTCTTGGGGCTGCGGCAATGGTGTATTTTCACAAGATTCCGGAGCAGCTGACCCCCGGAGAAAGCACTGCCCTTATGCTGGTGCCGCAGAATCCTGTGCGGCGGCGGCCTGCCGGGGATAATACACATTTCATGGACGCGTTCAGCCGCCTTGAGGCTGTCTGGCATGGCCGTCAAGAACATGCGCCCTTGCGCGTATACGGACCCGAAAATTTGCCCTTTACAGCCCCCCATTTGAGCACCGAGCTTTTGCAGCAGGATGGCAGTGACACTCTGCACACCACGCTGGACCCGGCAAGTCAGCGCCGTCTTGAGCGCCAGCTACGTTTGTTTACCGCAAGACGGCATGATTACGGCCTTGTTAACGGGGCGGCGATGCTGCTTCATTGGCCCAGTATGGAAGTGCGGGCCCTTGCCGGTTCTGCAGATTTTTTCAATGCTGCCATTATGGGGCAGGTAGACGGAACCAGGGCGCGGCGTTCGCCCGGCTCTACACTCAAGCCTTTTATCTATGCCTTGGCTCTGGATCAGGGGCTTATCCACCCCTTGACCTTGTTGGCCGATACGCCACGCAGTTTTTCTGGTTATGATCCTGAAAATTACGACGGCAGTTTTCGAGGGCCTGTCAGCGCGAGTGAAGCGTTGAGGGCCAGCCGCAATGTGCCTGCCATTGCCCTGGCTGCCCGCTTGAGACAGCCTGGTTTTTATGAGTTTTTGAGCAGGGCCGGTGTGAATTTCGCATCCGGCGAAGAGCATTATGGCTTGAGTCTGGTGCTTGGCGGGGCAGAGGTAAGCATGCGTGAGCTTGCCGGACTTTACGCCATGCTTGCCAATAAGGGGGTTTGGCGTCCATTGCGCATGCTGCAGGGCGACAGGCGCACGGCGATTGCTCTGCCCCTGCTGTCGCCGGAAGCGTCGTATGTTGCCCTCGCCATGCTGGAGGACGGGAATCCGGATCGCCTTGTCCGTTCGCAGGGGGGGACAGTGTTGCCCTTGCGCCTTAAAACTGGCACCTCGAACGGTTTTCGGGATGCGTGGGCCGCAGGTATTGTCGGGCCGTATGTTCTTGTGGTTTGGCTCGGCAATTTTGATAACAAGCCCAATCCGCTGCTTGTGGGCGGCATCAGCGCCGTGCCGTTGTTTACGCAGATAGCCCGTGACATCGCAATGGCCGAACCGTTGCAGGACTATCAGGCGGAGCCTGCGCACGGGCTTAATCTGGAGCGTGTGGAGGTTTGCGCGGCAACCGGAGACCTGGACACATCTCTGTGCGAAGATACGGTTAAAACGTGGTTTATACCGGGAGTATCGCCGCTGGCTTCTTCCGGTGTATTCCGTCCCATACTCATAGACAGGCAAACGGGGCTGCGGGCCTGCATGCCACAGGCAGACCGTACGGAGGTGCGTATATGGGAATTCTGGCCCACGGATATGGCGCAGATGTTTGCAAGAGCCGGAATGCCCAAGCCCGAACCGCCGCCTTTTGCCCTCGAATGCGGGCGTGAAAACATGATTACGGGCGAAGCGCCACGTATAGTGCTGCCCAAGGATGGTCTGACCTACAAACTGAGCCTGAGCAGTCCGGGCCATGAAAACATGGTTTTTATGGCTCACGCCGATGCCGGTGTGAAAACCCTGCACTGGTTTGTCAACGGCCGTTATCTGGGCAAGGGAGTGCCGGGCGAGGTCTTTTTATGGCGAGCCGTACCCGGTGACATTGAGCTTCGTGTAGTGGATGACGCGGGTCGCGCCGGGAAAAAGCGCGTGCGTGTCCACGCTGTCCCCTAGCGGCTGCTGCGAGATTTTTTATTTTGTGACAGCTCCAGAAGCGTTTTCAAAGCGCCTTTTCCGCCGGGTATCGAGATTCGCCTCAAGGAACTGGCGCTCTTTTGTGCGGATCGGTAGTGTCCAGAATTTTTCGCACATTTTGCAGCAGCCAGTCGGTGAAGCATGGTTTCGTATCGAGCCGCGAAGGCTCAGATTTTAAGCCAATATTTCTTGGTTCATGTTCATATACCGTTGCGTGCCCCACTTTTGGCCTGCCATATAGCGCAGGCGGGCAGCCACCAACATCAGGGCGGCGTGACCATCCGGAAAGCTCCCCACAACTCTGGTTCGGCGGCGAATTTCACGGTTCAAACGCTCAAGCGGATTGTTCGTCCTTATGTGCCGCCAATGGGCTACGGGGAAATCATAGTACGAAAGCGTTTCGTCACAGCCGGATTCCACTATTCTGGCTGCCTTCTCAAGACGTTGCGCCCGTAATTTGCTTATCACTTCCACCGATTTCCGGCGTGCGGCTTCTTTATCCTCTTGGGCATGAACAGCTTTGAGCATCAAAGCAACTTCTTTGGCTTTACCGCGAGGAACCGCATGCAGTACGTTGCGATAAAAATGCACCACGCAACGCTGCCATTTGGCATCAGGGTAAAACATTGCTGTCCGGCTAAGGGGTAACAAAAAAGTCCAAAATCTCAGCAGTATGTGGTATAAGAAGTTACCACAACAACTTGCCACACAAGGAGATTTTGGACTTGAGCCATCATACTACACTCTTCTCTCAACTGCTATCCCTGATACCGGGACATGTTTTTGAAAAACTCGAACGCAAGCACAAAACTGGCCGCTCTTCACGCCAATTTGGATTCAAGGAGCAATTCACCGTCATGGCCTTTATCCAACTCGCTGCAAGGCGCTCTTTACGCGATGGGCTTCGCGCCTTGGAGGCGGCCAAGAGACGGCTGTATCACCTCGGCTTGAAATCAGTAGCGCGTTCCACGGTTGCCGATGCCAACAATTCAAGGCCTGTGGAATTTTTCAAAGACCTGTTCGCTGAAATGTATGGCCTGTGCCATC contains the following coding sequences:
- the pbpC gene encoding penicillin-binding protein 1C codes for the protein MSRGGHSLWRLFRPARWYFASLIAVLGAALLWLHHAPCKYPLDGIGFSRVVYDGKGGLMRLSLSKDQKYRIRTRLSDIPPAAVDSVLRYEDRYYWQHPGVNVLALARAGFGLLAGRRIMGGSTITMQVARLTHGLETGKIGAKLWQIALALQLEWHFSKEEILEAYFNLAPYGGNVEGLGAAAMVYFHKIPEQLTPGESTALMLVPQNPVRRRPAGDNTHFMDAFSRLEAVWHGRQEHAPLRVYGPENLPFTAPHLSTELLQQDGSDTLHTTLDPASQRRLERQLRLFTARRHDYGLVNGAAMLLHWPSMEVRALAGSADFFNAAIMGQVDGTRARRSPGSTLKPFIYALALDQGLIHPLTLLADTPRSFSGYDPENYDGSFRGPVSASEALRASRNVPAIALAARLRQPGFYEFLSRAGVNFASGEEHYGLSLVLGGAEVSMRELAGLYAMLANKGVWRPLRMLQGDRRTAIALPLLSPEASYVALAMLEDGNPDRLVRSQGGTVLPLRLKTGTSNGFRDAWAAGIVGPYVLVVWLGNFDNKPNPLLVGGISAVPLFTQIARDIAMAEPLQDYQAEPAHGLNLERVEVCAATGDLDTSLCEDTVKTWFIPGVSPLASSGVFRPILIDRQTGLRACMPQADRTEVRIWEFWPTDMAQMFARAGMPKPEPPPFALECGRENMITGEAPRIVLPKDGLTYKLSLSSPGHENMVFMAHADAGVKTLHWFVNGRYLGKGVPGEVFLWRAVPGDIELRVVDDAGRAGKKRVRVHAVP
- a CDS encoding alpha-2-macroglobulin family protein, yielding MIWNERRTEVVVSAPVMSLPGDNAAAVLRVQGLPGFIEKDGKRIVRLAGKAGAGNVEALFAVVGRDRIMNIQDVTVKTAYGQSLEKEFHLVVKTSLRVLPSELLRHLEVVQLPEKITPEAGQEVDWTKMPAISTNDIKRGEKLQLQLLQPADEASDTITLRIPAGAGRGLLASIKSGLVSTGGLSLTEARRFILTAPPLGAELAFLQPGNILTLSGDKKLDIYAVGLTGIEWRAERVRDPFLALLAKDSGFEENASDFTVMSDAVQGHLDMRGLGGTKMPGEAFFGVLDLAPLLRGQNGPKHGLMRMTVTGHKADRQVAEVSRLLLVTDMGLSVKTASDGTRAVFVQNLGTGKPAANIEVRLLGANGLPVCSAFTNTQGRADLPSVVGLEREKRPVAVVALAAVPGGQDMAWLSLDDNARNVDYSSFSVSGRHAAGNGLSASVFSQRGLYLPGEKLHFGCIVRRFDWQPLPQDLPLEAVLVSPTGAEVMRRPFTLGAEGLQHFTWKSTEDAAVGQYRLDIRLASGKPGSGASGPVLGGTSTRVEEFQPDTLALSTSFEPVAPKGWIRTGMGASPAVAVARLDNLYGEPAADHRIQTAFHARKGMLRFPGYEDYAFYDASPSGAQDQYMDLPDAFTSSKGIARLPLPLDRLQGNTFYGTLMIDGFEPEGGRAVTRQLSALFSPLEVALGYKGEEQANNLEYVPQNSRASLRLVAVNNDLAPVALRDAEIVFSARRYVNSLVTDARGEYHYDATPVDTEITRQTVNLSPQGLSWPMPTSEAGDFLVTVRQANGNILALIPYSVAGNRLADPSGLSTASLAKGNLRLKLEKEHYQPGETIKMSLSTPYSGTGLITIERENVLTHAWFTAQAGESVQEIQIPEQFEGRGYVNVSFVRSLDSEAVYMNPHTYGVAPFTVGMNRRDMGLKITAPERVLPGEKATVRLTSRVPGKAVLFAVDEGVLQITGFATPDPLRELLGDRALDVSTMQALDLLMPDHARLQGRIPGFGGDMAGAGGRFLNPFKRRGEPPFAFWQEVSAVSAEGTEISFDVPAYVSGRIRIMAVGSTPVHDGRSTAGSARADMEVRGTLILKPLLPLAVAPGDEFDAALVIANTVEGSGKDARVSVTMDCGPELVFLSGQKPQPVAVNENGEAVLRFRMRAQDVLGSADVRFTATLAGKEKAGSSMRRQSLSVRPPAPRIRTEKVVALDGDMDIPVNRDLYPYEARGQATVSALPVLGLRALLARLDTYPYGCTEQLISRAMPYVALLAVPELRKQALSSPRTSPEILAKRGNAVISAALDTIRSNFSYYEGISLWPGSPTNDFVTAYAGDFLLTLRESGVVVPEGLTRNILDSLENTVRRSPVDANDGRIKVYGAWVLLRDGRIMTQEVERLEQWFRENTDGWESDLVAVLLADCYDMLRLKRRAEQLMPSAFIAATGDSMLGQGAAAALHAAVVLRHFPEKRQQVNTDALLDEAFNTAATTVDMGLISRALVMLAGQDAPAPEGISLACTSYAQGFSALEPQDSVGSSVLTLDAPGCLNYRASVPKGDKGWNLHVAAEGFERKPLTPASSGLELQRRYVNSRGENVTSARLGEVLTVELSLRSPAEFTNVVVVDLLPGGFEPVLEKSESTEPQEGLIRHERREDRGIFFVNTGPQARTFTYKVRAATRGRFVLPSATAEAMYEPATNARLGGGHVNIE